From a single Ooceraea biroi isolate clonal line C1 chromosome 12, Obir_v5.4, whole genome shotgun sequence genomic region:
- the LOC105281952 gene encoding phosphatidylcholine:ceramide cholinephosphotransferase 2 isoform X2 — translation MMTNDVQQEAQVKGSACHQDITMVLDPKATSLHSDYGSFDRPLGADEDHERDVEAAVDGSSSGMAQSSDVYQRQPLLSGVAPLSKSKDKWPAVSGSDYDDDEDEKDIESLGRHPGIPNGSGSGIVKIDIPAPLREEPRFPKEKWKTFLAFLFMVVNFILTTASLAMVHERVPDRNTYGPLPDVVLDNVAAQDWALNVSEVLIMIMSNSAMVFIIFHKHRFIVVRRIFLLMGLLYMMRSITMYVTVVPIASKTYYCSPKANNTSPLLVTKRVLQLISGFGLSINGKHTYCGDYIYSGHTVVLVLSYLIIKEYSPRRCQPIHWLAGLTVLVGVIMVLVAHGHYTVDVLIAYYVTTRLWYIYHTLANNSHLKQHGPNNFLARLWWFPIFKYFEKNVGGTVPRQYDWPLPWPRRFLAKHPNRDS, via the exons ATGATGACGAACGATGTGCAGCAGGAGGCGCAGGTAAAAGGGTCGGCGTGCCACCAGGATATCAC GATGGTATTGGACCCCAAGGCCACCAGTTTGCACAGCGATTACGGAAGCTTCGATCGACCGTTGGGCGCCGACGAGGACCACGAGAGGGACGTCGAGGCGGCGGTTGATGGAAGCAGCAGCGGGATGGCGCAGTCCAGCGACGTTTATCAGCGGCAGCCGCTGTTGTCCGGCGTTGCCCCGTTGTCCAAGAGCAAGGACAAGTGGCCCGCGGTCTCCGGTTCGGActatgacgacgacgaggacgagaaggATATCGAGAGCCTGGGCAGACATCCCGGGATACCGAACGGCTCCGGCAGCGGCATCGTCAAGATCGACATACCGGCGCCGCTCCGCGAGGAGCCGCGTTTCCCCAAGGAGAAGTGGAAAACGTTTCTCG CGTTCCTCTTCATGGTCGTGAACTTCATCCTGACCACGGCGTCCCTCGCGATGGTGCACGAGCGCGTCCCGGACAGGAACACGTACGGGCCACTTCCCGACGTGGTGCTCGACAACGTCGCCGCGCAGGACTGGGCGCTCAACGTCTCCGAGGTCCTGATCATGATCATGTCCAACTCCGCGAtggtttttatcattttccatAAGCATAG ATTTATCGTAGTTAGACGAATATTCCTGCTGATGGGGCTGCTCTACATGATGAGGAGCATCACGATGTACGTGACGGTCGTACCGATCGCCAGCAAGACGTACTACTGCAGCCCGAAGGCGAACAACACCAGCCCGCTCCTCGTGACGAAGAGAGTCCTGCAGCTCATTTCCGGCTTCGGATTGTCCATCAACGGCAAGCACACCTACTGCGGGGACTACATTTACAGCGGGCACACCGTCGTGCTCGTACTCAGTTACCTGATCATTAAGGAGT atTCCCCGAGGAGGTGTCAACCGATCCACTGGCTGGCGGGTCTTACGGTGCTCGTCGGCGTGATCATGGTCCTGGTAGCTCACGGCCACTACACCGTGGATGTACTTATAGCGTATTACGTTACCACACGGCTGTGGTACATTTATCACACGCTCGCCAACAACTCGCATCTCAAG CAACATGGACCAAACAACTTTCTGGCCCGGCTCTGGTGGTTCCCGATTTTCAAGTATTTCGAGAAGAACGTGGGCGGCACGGTGCCACGACAATACGACTGGCCTCTACCCTGGCCTCGACGGTTTCTCGCCAAGCACCCTAACCGAGATAGTTAA
- the LOC105281952 gene encoding phosphatidylcholine:ceramide cholinephosphotransferase 2 isoform X3, whose translation MHKLRLPVKVELPSALTRMVLDPKATSLHSDYGSFDRPLGADEDHERDVEAAVDGSSSGMAQSSDVYQRQPLLSGVAPLSKSKDKWPAVSGSDYDDDEDEKDIESLGRHPGIPNGSGSGIVKIDIPAPLREEPRFPKEKWKTFLAFLFMVVNFILTTASLAMVHERVPDRNTYGPLPDVVLDNVAAQDWALNVSEVLIMIMSNSAMVFIIFHKHRFIVVRRIFLLMGLLYMMRSITMYVTVVPIASKTYYCSPKANNTSPLLVTKRVLQLISGFGLSINGKHTYCGDYIYSGHTVVLVLSYLIIKEYSPRRCQPIHWLAGLTVLVGVIMVLVAHGHYTVDVLIAYYVTTRLWYIYHTLANNSHLKQHGPNNFLARLWWFPIFKYFEKNVGGTVPRQYDWPLPWPRRFLAKHPNRDS comes from the exons ATGCATAAGCTAAGACTACCTGTCAAGGTCGAATTGCCCAGTGCTTTAACAAG GATGGTATTGGACCCCAAGGCCACCAGTTTGCACAGCGATTACGGAAGCTTCGATCGACCGTTGGGCGCCGACGAGGACCACGAGAGGGACGTCGAGGCGGCGGTTGATGGAAGCAGCAGCGGGATGGCGCAGTCCAGCGACGTTTATCAGCGGCAGCCGCTGTTGTCCGGCGTTGCCCCGTTGTCCAAGAGCAAGGACAAGTGGCCCGCGGTCTCCGGTTCGGActatgacgacgacgaggacgagaaggATATCGAGAGCCTGGGCAGACATCCCGGGATACCGAACGGCTCCGGCAGCGGCATCGTCAAGATCGACATACCGGCGCCGCTCCGCGAGGAGCCGCGTTTCCCCAAGGAGAAGTGGAAAACGTTTCTCG CGTTCCTCTTCATGGTCGTGAACTTCATCCTGACCACGGCGTCCCTCGCGATGGTGCACGAGCGCGTCCCGGACAGGAACACGTACGGGCCACTTCCCGACGTGGTGCTCGACAACGTCGCCGCGCAGGACTGGGCGCTCAACGTCTCCGAGGTCCTGATCATGATCATGTCCAACTCCGCGAtggtttttatcattttccatAAGCATAG ATTTATCGTAGTTAGACGAATATTCCTGCTGATGGGGCTGCTCTACATGATGAGGAGCATCACGATGTACGTGACGGTCGTACCGATCGCCAGCAAGACGTACTACTGCAGCCCGAAGGCGAACAACACCAGCCCGCTCCTCGTGACGAAGAGAGTCCTGCAGCTCATTTCCGGCTTCGGATTGTCCATCAACGGCAAGCACACCTACTGCGGGGACTACATTTACAGCGGGCACACCGTCGTGCTCGTACTCAGTTACCTGATCATTAAGGAGT atTCCCCGAGGAGGTGTCAACCGATCCACTGGCTGGCGGGTCTTACGGTGCTCGTCGGCGTGATCATGGTCCTGGTAGCTCACGGCCACTACACCGTGGATGTACTTATAGCGTATTACGTTACCACACGGCTGTGGTACATTTATCACACGCTCGCCAACAACTCGCATCTCAAG CAACATGGACCAAACAACTTTCTGGCCCGGCTCTGGTGGTTCCCGATTTTCAAGTATTTCGAGAAGAACGTGGGCGGCACGGTGCCACGACAATACGACTGGCCTCTACCCTGGCCTCGACGGTTTCTCGCCAAGCACCCTAACCGAGATAGTTAA
- the LOC105281952 gene encoding phosphatidylcholine:ceramide cholinephosphotransferase 2 isoform X1, with translation MPWATSTYMMKLQLLVIETDYCWRKALLRMVLDPKATSLHSDYGSFDRPLGADEDHERDVEAAVDGSSSGMAQSSDVYQRQPLLSGVAPLSKSKDKWPAVSGSDYDDDEDEKDIESLGRHPGIPNGSGSGIVKIDIPAPLREEPRFPKEKWKTFLAFLFMVVNFILTTASLAMVHERVPDRNTYGPLPDVVLDNVAAQDWALNVSEVLIMIMSNSAMVFIIFHKHRFIVVRRIFLLMGLLYMMRSITMYVTVVPIASKTYYCSPKANNTSPLLVTKRVLQLISGFGLSINGKHTYCGDYIYSGHTVVLVLSYLIIKEYSPRRCQPIHWLAGLTVLVGVIMVLVAHGHYTVDVLIAYYVTTRLWYIYHTLANNSHLKQHGPNNFLARLWWFPIFKYFEKNVGGTVPRQYDWPLPWPRRFLAKHPNRDS, from the exons AAAGCGCTGCTTAG GATGGTATTGGACCCCAAGGCCACCAGTTTGCACAGCGATTACGGAAGCTTCGATCGACCGTTGGGCGCCGACGAGGACCACGAGAGGGACGTCGAGGCGGCGGTTGATGGAAGCAGCAGCGGGATGGCGCAGTCCAGCGACGTTTATCAGCGGCAGCCGCTGTTGTCCGGCGTTGCCCCGTTGTCCAAGAGCAAGGACAAGTGGCCCGCGGTCTCCGGTTCGGActatgacgacgacgaggacgagaaggATATCGAGAGCCTGGGCAGACATCCCGGGATACCGAACGGCTCCGGCAGCGGCATCGTCAAGATCGACATACCGGCGCCGCTCCGCGAGGAGCCGCGTTTCCCCAAGGAGAAGTGGAAAACGTTTCTCG CGTTCCTCTTCATGGTCGTGAACTTCATCCTGACCACGGCGTCCCTCGCGATGGTGCACGAGCGCGTCCCGGACAGGAACACGTACGGGCCACTTCCCGACGTGGTGCTCGACAACGTCGCCGCGCAGGACTGGGCGCTCAACGTCTCCGAGGTCCTGATCATGATCATGTCCAACTCCGCGAtggtttttatcattttccatAAGCATAG ATTTATCGTAGTTAGACGAATATTCCTGCTGATGGGGCTGCTCTACATGATGAGGAGCATCACGATGTACGTGACGGTCGTACCGATCGCCAGCAAGACGTACTACTGCAGCCCGAAGGCGAACAACACCAGCCCGCTCCTCGTGACGAAGAGAGTCCTGCAGCTCATTTCCGGCTTCGGATTGTCCATCAACGGCAAGCACACCTACTGCGGGGACTACATTTACAGCGGGCACACCGTCGTGCTCGTACTCAGTTACCTGATCATTAAGGAGT atTCCCCGAGGAGGTGTCAACCGATCCACTGGCTGGCGGGTCTTACGGTGCTCGTCGGCGTGATCATGGTCCTGGTAGCTCACGGCCACTACACCGTGGATGTACTTATAGCGTATTACGTTACCACACGGCTGTGGTACATTTATCACACGCTCGCCAACAACTCGCATCTCAAG CAACATGGACCAAACAACTTTCTGGCCCGGCTCTGGTGGTTCCCGATTTTCAAGTATTTCGAGAAGAACGTGGGCGGCACGGTGCCACGACAATACGACTGGCCTCTACCCTGGCCTCGACGGTTTCTCGCCAAGCACCCTAACCGAGATAGTTAA
- the LOC105281952 gene encoding phosphatidylcholine:ceramide cholinephosphotransferase 2 isoform X5 encodes MMVLDPKATSLHSDYGSFDRPLGADEDHERDVEAAVDGSSSGMAQSSDVYQRQPLLSGVAPLSKSKDKWPAVSGSDYDDDEDEKDIESLGRHPGIPNGSGSGIVKIDIPAPLREEPRFPKEKWKTFLAFLFMVVNFILTTASLAMVHERVPDRNTYGPLPDVVLDNVAAQDWALNVSEVLIMIMSNSAMVFIIFHKHRFIVVRRIFLLMGLLYMMRSITMYVTVVPIASKTYYCSPKANNTSPLLVTKRVLQLISGFGLSINGKHTYCGDYIYSGHTVVLVLSYLIIKEYSPRRCQPIHWLAGLTVLVGVIMVLVAHGHYTVDVLIAYYVTTRLWYIYHTLANNSHLKQHGPNNFLARLWWFPIFKYFEKNVGGTVPRQYDWPLPWPRRFLAKHPNRDS; translated from the exons AT GATGGTATTGGACCCCAAGGCCACCAGTTTGCACAGCGATTACGGAAGCTTCGATCGACCGTTGGGCGCCGACGAGGACCACGAGAGGGACGTCGAGGCGGCGGTTGATGGAAGCAGCAGCGGGATGGCGCAGTCCAGCGACGTTTATCAGCGGCAGCCGCTGTTGTCCGGCGTTGCCCCGTTGTCCAAGAGCAAGGACAAGTGGCCCGCGGTCTCCGGTTCGGActatgacgacgacgaggacgagaaggATATCGAGAGCCTGGGCAGACATCCCGGGATACCGAACGGCTCCGGCAGCGGCATCGTCAAGATCGACATACCGGCGCCGCTCCGCGAGGAGCCGCGTTTCCCCAAGGAGAAGTGGAAAACGTTTCTCG CGTTCCTCTTCATGGTCGTGAACTTCATCCTGACCACGGCGTCCCTCGCGATGGTGCACGAGCGCGTCCCGGACAGGAACACGTACGGGCCACTTCCCGACGTGGTGCTCGACAACGTCGCCGCGCAGGACTGGGCGCTCAACGTCTCCGAGGTCCTGATCATGATCATGTCCAACTCCGCGAtggtttttatcattttccatAAGCATAG ATTTATCGTAGTTAGACGAATATTCCTGCTGATGGGGCTGCTCTACATGATGAGGAGCATCACGATGTACGTGACGGTCGTACCGATCGCCAGCAAGACGTACTACTGCAGCCCGAAGGCGAACAACACCAGCCCGCTCCTCGTGACGAAGAGAGTCCTGCAGCTCATTTCCGGCTTCGGATTGTCCATCAACGGCAAGCACACCTACTGCGGGGACTACATTTACAGCGGGCACACCGTCGTGCTCGTACTCAGTTACCTGATCATTAAGGAGT atTCCCCGAGGAGGTGTCAACCGATCCACTGGCTGGCGGGTCTTACGGTGCTCGTCGGCGTGATCATGGTCCTGGTAGCTCACGGCCACTACACCGTGGATGTACTTATAGCGTATTACGTTACCACACGGCTGTGGTACATTTATCACACGCTCGCCAACAACTCGCATCTCAAG CAACATGGACCAAACAACTTTCTGGCCCGGCTCTGGTGGTTCCCGATTTTCAAGTATTTCGAGAAGAACGTGGGCGGCACGGTGCCACGACAATACGACTGGCCTCTACCCTGGCCTCGACGGTTTCTCGCCAAGCACCCTAACCGAGATAGTTAA
- the LOC105281952 gene encoding phosphatidylcholine:ceramide cholinephosphotransferase 2 isoform X6 yields the protein MVLDPKATSLHSDYGSFDRPLGADEDHERDVEAAVDGSSSGMAQSSDVYQRQPLLSGVAPLSKSKDKWPAVSGSDYDDDEDEKDIESLGRHPGIPNGSGSGIVKIDIPAPLREEPRFPKEKWKTFLAFLFMVVNFILTTASLAMVHERVPDRNTYGPLPDVVLDNVAAQDWALNVSEVLIMIMSNSAMVFIIFHKHRFIVVRRIFLLMGLLYMMRSITMYVTVVPIASKTYYCSPKANNTSPLLVTKRVLQLISGFGLSINGKHTYCGDYIYSGHTVVLVLSYLIIKEYSPRRCQPIHWLAGLTVLVGVIMVLVAHGHYTVDVLIAYYVTTRLWYIYHTLANNSHLKQHGPNNFLARLWWFPIFKYFEKNVGGTVPRQYDWPLPWPRRFLAKHPNRDS from the exons ATGGTATTGGACCCCAAGGCCACCAGTTTGCACAGCGATTACGGAAGCTTCGATCGACCGTTGGGCGCCGACGAGGACCACGAGAGGGACGTCGAGGCGGCGGTTGATGGAAGCAGCAGCGGGATGGCGCAGTCCAGCGACGTTTATCAGCGGCAGCCGCTGTTGTCCGGCGTTGCCCCGTTGTCCAAGAGCAAGGACAAGTGGCCCGCGGTCTCCGGTTCGGActatgacgacgacgaggacgagaaggATATCGAGAGCCTGGGCAGACATCCCGGGATACCGAACGGCTCCGGCAGCGGCATCGTCAAGATCGACATACCGGCGCCGCTCCGCGAGGAGCCGCGTTTCCCCAAGGAGAAGTGGAAAACGTTTCTCG CGTTCCTCTTCATGGTCGTGAACTTCATCCTGACCACGGCGTCCCTCGCGATGGTGCACGAGCGCGTCCCGGACAGGAACACGTACGGGCCACTTCCCGACGTGGTGCTCGACAACGTCGCCGCGCAGGACTGGGCGCTCAACGTCTCCGAGGTCCTGATCATGATCATGTCCAACTCCGCGAtggtttttatcattttccatAAGCATAG ATTTATCGTAGTTAGACGAATATTCCTGCTGATGGGGCTGCTCTACATGATGAGGAGCATCACGATGTACGTGACGGTCGTACCGATCGCCAGCAAGACGTACTACTGCAGCCCGAAGGCGAACAACACCAGCCCGCTCCTCGTGACGAAGAGAGTCCTGCAGCTCATTTCCGGCTTCGGATTGTCCATCAACGGCAAGCACACCTACTGCGGGGACTACATTTACAGCGGGCACACCGTCGTGCTCGTACTCAGTTACCTGATCATTAAGGAGT atTCCCCGAGGAGGTGTCAACCGATCCACTGGCTGGCGGGTCTTACGGTGCTCGTCGGCGTGATCATGGTCCTGGTAGCTCACGGCCACTACACCGTGGATGTACTTATAGCGTATTACGTTACCACACGGCTGTGGTACATTTATCACACGCTCGCCAACAACTCGCATCTCAAG CAACATGGACCAAACAACTTTCTGGCCCGGCTCTGGTGGTTCCCGATTTTCAAGTATTTCGAGAAGAACGTGGGCGGCACGGTGCCACGACAATACGACTGGCCTCTACCCTGGCCTCGACGGTTTCTCGCCAAGCACCCTAACCGAGATAGTTAA
- the LOC105281952 gene encoding phosphatidylcholine:ceramide cholinephosphotransferase 2 isoform X4, producing the protein MCSRRRRMVLDPKATSLHSDYGSFDRPLGADEDHERDVEAAVDGSSSGMAQSSDVYQRQPLLSGVAPLSKSKDKWPAVSGSDYDDDEDEKDIESLGRHPGIPNGSGSGIVKIDIPAPLREEPRFPKEKWKTFLAFLFMVVNFILTTASLAMVHERVPDRNTYGPLPDVVLDNVAAQDWALNVSEVLIMIMSNSAMVFIIFHKHRFIVVRRIFLLMGLLYMMRSITMYVTVVPIASKTYYCSPKANNTSPLLVTKRVLQLISGFGLSINGKHTYCGDYIYSGHTVVLVLSYLIIKEYSPRRCQPIHWLAGLTVLVGVIMVLVAHGHYTVDVLIAYYVTTRLWYIYHTLANNSHLKQHGPNNFLARLWWFPIFKYFEKNVGGTVPRQYDWPLPWPRRFLAKHPNRDS; encoded by the exons ATGTGCAGCAGGAGGCGCAG GATGGTATTGGACCCCAAGGCCACCAGTTTGCACAGCGATTACGGAAGCTTCGATCGACCGTTGGGCGCCGACGAGGACCACGAGAGGGACGTCGAGGCGGCGGTTGATGGAAGCAGCAGCGGGATGGCGCAGTCCAGCGACGTTTATCAGCGGCAGCCGCTGTTGTCCGGCGTTGCCCCGTTGTCCAAGAGCAAGGACAAGTGGCCCGCGGTCTCCGGTTCGGActatgacgacgacgaggacgagaaggATATCGAGAGCCTGGGCAGACATCCCGGGATACCGAACGGCTCCGGCAGCGGCATCGTCAAGATCGACATACCGGCGCCGCTCCGCGAGGAGCCGCGTTTCCCCAAGGAGAAGTGGAAAACGTTTCTCG CGTTCCTCTTCATGGTCGTGAACTTCATCCTGACCACGGCGTCCCTCGCGATGGTGCACGAGCGCGTCCCGGACAGGAACACGTACGGGCCACTTCCCGACGTGGTGCTCGACAACGTCGCCGCGCAGGACTGGGCGCTCAACGTCTCCGAGGTCCTGATCATGATCATGTCCAACTCCGCGAtggtttttatcattttccatAAGCATAG ATTTATCGTAGTTAGACGAATATTCCTGCTGATGGGGCTGCTCTACATGATGAGGAGCATCACGATGTACGTGACGGTCGTACCGATCGCCAGCAAGACGTACTACTGCAGCCCGAAGGCGAACAACACCAGCCCGCTCCTCGTGACGAAGAGAGTCCTGCAGCTCATTTCCGGCTTCGGATTGTCCATCAACGGCAAGCACACCTACTGCGGGGACTACATTTACAGCGGGCACACCGTCGTGCTCGTACTCAGTTACCTGATCATTAAGGAGT atTCCCCGAGGAGGTGTCAACCGATCCACTGGCTGGCGGGTCTTACGGTGCTCGTCGGCGTGATCATGGTCCTGGTAGCTCACGGCCACTACACCGTGGATGTACTTATAGCGTATTACGTTACCACACGGCTGTGGTACATTTATCACACGCTCGCCAACAACTCGCATCTCAAG CAACATGGACCAAACAACTTTCTGGCCCGGCTCTGGTGGTTCCCGATTTTCAAGTATTTCGAGAAGAACGTGGGCGGCACGGTGCCACGACAATACGACTGGCCTCTACCCTGGCCTCGACGGTTTCTCGCCAAGCACCCTAACCGAGATAGTTAA